The following are from one region of the Paenibacillus sp. KS-LC4 genome:
- a CDS encoding DUF1304 domain-containing protein yields the protein MLAAIFVGLVAAEHLYILALEMFLWTKPRTRKTFNTTPEFAEQTKSLAANQGLYNGFLAAGLIWGLVHPNADFGYQIQLFFLICVLVAALYGGLTTKRSILVMQGLPALITLLLVLFT from the coding sequence ATGTTAGCTGCAATATTCGTTGGCCTTGTAGCTGCTGAGCATTTGTACATATTGGCATTGGAAATGTTCCTATGGACGAAGCCTCGGACGCGCAAAACATTCAACACAACGCCAGAGTTTGCTGAGCAAACCAAGTCGCTTGCCGCCAATCAAGGTTTGTATAACGGTTTTCTGGCTGCCGGCCTGATTTGGGGTCTTGTGCATCCGAATGCCGATTTCGGCTATCAAATCCAGCTTTTTTTCCTCATTTGCGTACTCGTTGCCGCTTTGTACGGCGGTCTTACTACTAAGCGCTCCATCTTGGTTATGCAGGGGCTGCCTGCGCTAATTACGCTGCTGCTTGTACTGTTTACGTAG
- a CDS encoding Lrp/AsnC family transcriptional regulator — protein MLDHTDKRIIEELSKNGRISMKELGKLVHLTGQAAANRVSRLEAEGFIEGYTIRFNQAKAGLAVHAFIHVYIRGLYHGPYLAFVQQQTVILHHYKTSGETCYMMECRFPSNAALDQFLTDLNEHANYKLSIVINQTL, from the coding sequence ATGCTGGATCATACGGATAAACGCATTATTGAGGAGCTGTCGAAAAATGGCCGTATCTCGATGAAGGAGCTCGGCAAGCTCGTTCATTTGACCGGTCAGGCCGCTGCAAATCGTGTCAGCCGGCTGGAGGCAGAGGGATTTATCGAGGGATATACGATTCGTTTCAATCAGGCTAAAGCTGGACTTGCGGTCCATGCTTTCATCCACGTTTATATACGCGGGCTATATCATGGGCCTTATTTGGCGTTTGTACAGCAGCAGACGGTCATCCTCCATCATTACAAAACGAGCGGCGAAACCTGCTACATGATGGAATGCCGCTTCCCATCCAATGCCGCGCTTGACCAGTTTCTCACTGACCTGAACGAGCATGCCAATTACAAGCTGTCGATTGTGATTAATCAGACGCTTTAA
- a CDS encoding phytoene/squalene synthase family protein, with translation MTMLQQTSRTFYIPISRLVPGLKEAVASAYLCMRAIDEIEDHNDISDQLKVKLLVGMEEAFQSPDVTAATQKLLSPYEDVLPAVSMRVNEWAELCPSTVARTIYRYIAMMSKQMAEWVEKGWHIHTEEDLDRYTYSVAGMVGEMLSEIWLWFDGTKSDAVKAVAFGRGLQAVNILRNRDEDLERGVDFYPDGWGPKEMLAYTRRNLKVADAYIADLKKGPALSFCKIPLTLAHATVNLIAAGGNKLTRDAVLKLVNRLN, from the coding sequence ATGACCATGCTGCAGCAAACGAGCCGGACTTTTTATATTCCTATCAGCCGTCTCGTGCCCGGCTTGAAGGAAGCTGTGGCATCTGCATATCTGTGTATGCGGGCTATTGATGAAATAGAGGATCATAACGACATCTCAGACCAATTGAAAGTCAAGCTGCTCGTCGGAATGGAAGAAGCTTTCCAGTCTCCTGACGTGACAGCCGCCACACAGAAGCTTTTGTCCCCTTATGAGGATGTTTTGCCAGCTGTATCGATGCGGGTAAATGAATGGGCGGAGCTGTGTCCGTCGACTGTTGCACGCACCATCTATCGCTATATCGCGATGATGTCGAAGCAAATGGCAGAATGGGTGGAGAAAGGCTGGCACATCCATACGGAGGAGGATCTCGACCGTTATACATACAGCGTAGCTGGAATGGTAGGTGAGATGCTGTCGGAAATCTGGTTATGGTTTGATGGTACGAAGTCGGATGCAGTGAAGGCGGTCGCTTTTGGCCGTGGGCTGCAAGCCGTCAATATTCTTCGCAACCGCGATGAGGATTTGGAACGGGGCGTGGACTTCTACCCAGATGGCTGGGGGCCTAAGGAAATGCTGGCGTATACGCGTCGCAATCTGAAGGTAGCGGATGCTTATATCGCGGATTTGAAGAAGGGGCCCGCGCTAAGCTTCTGTAAAATTCCACTCACGCTGGCTCATGCTACTGTGAACCTTATTGCCGCAGGCGGCAACAAGCTCACGCGCGATGCGGTGCTTAAGCTGGTTAACCGATTGAACTAG
- a CDS encoding MBL fold metallo-hydrolase codes for MQITQVRNATLKINYGGLSFLIDPFLAPKGTYPPIPNTANQEQSNPTVELPFPAEHLLPVDVVIVTHLHIDHFDQAAIELLPKKMLILAQNEQDAAAIREKGFQQVQLFSPSAQLGEVSLSRTYGRHGTGEIGDQMGEVSGIIFQHAQEQTLYVAGDTIWCEETGAAIDSYEPSVIVVNGGAARFLQGDPILMTEEDIYATHLAAPQAVILSSHMEAVNHCMLSRDQLREYAASKGLSGVILAPEDGETITR; via the coding sequence ATGCAAATTACCCAAGTTCGCAATGCAACTTTGAAAATAAACTACGGTGGCCTGAGCTTTTTGATTGATCCTTTTTTGGCGCCAAAGGGTACTTATCCGCCGATTCCTAATACAGCTAATCAGGAGCAGTCTAATCCGACGGTCGAGCTTCCCTTTCCAGCAGAGCATCTGCTCCCTGTAGATGTGGTCATTGTTACACATTTGCATATTGATCATTTTGATCAGGCGGCGATTGAGCTGCTGCCGAAGAAAATGCTGATTTTAGCACAAAATGAGCAGGATGCGGCAGCCATTCGTGAAAAAGGCTTTCAGCAGGTACAGCTGTTTTCACCATCGGCGCAGCTTGGGGAAGTGAGCCTCAGTCGAACCTATGGACGGCACGGAACAGGGGAAATCGGCGATCAAATGGGCGAGGTGTCGGGAATTATTTTTCAGCATGCGCAGGAGCAGACGCTTTATGTGGCGGGCGATACGATTTGGTGCGAGGAGACGGGAGCGGCAATTGATAGCTATGAGCCGTCGGTCATCGTCGTAAATGGAGGCGCGGCCCGCTTTTTGCAAGGCGATCCAATCCTTATGACGGAGGAAGATATTTATGCCACGCATCTTGCGGCGCCGCAAGCGGTCATTCTCTCCTCCCATATGGAGGCGGTCAATCATTGCATGCTGTCTAGAGATCAATTACGCGAATATGCAGCCAGCAAAGGGCTCAGCGGCGTAATCCTTGCGCCAGAGGACGGAGAGACAATTACGAGGTAA
- a CDS encoding adenylate/guanylate cyclase domain-containing protein: MKIKLKHVMAALTALALLCLYRGTFSQAEFYFQDRVMQRESPVDTQIVIVAVDDQSLEDFGSWPWSRSVHAQLVDTLSEGKPEVIAFDVTFATSSDEEADSEFVDAVARAGNVVLPAYGTFAASARLGAIEAEELSEPFEGLKEAAAATGHINTITDSDRVVRKALYSFNKEGIQINSFAWEIYKLYMQRLGKQAEASKPPLDGFQRFPIAYTSGPNQYEAISYSAVLSGDVPADYFANKIVLIGPYAVGFNDDYLTPMNDKQAMNGVEIHANIVQQLMEQDFKRELDWKWNALVLLAAVVLAYYLFRKLNMLLSFLSVAVLIAVFIVGGRYLYGQGILLSLGYVVPLLTASCLAVVIFNYVSELAERRRVTDIFGRYVAPQVVSQILKNGEDGLKLGGSRRVLTVLFVDIRGFTPLSEKAEPEEIVEILNQYLDLTASCIFEQEGTLDKFIGDATMAIFNAPLLMEDHPMKAVRAAWAMKQGSVELEKKLIERFGFGVKFGIGIHTGPAVFGNIGSKTRMDYTAIGDTVNTAARLESHTKPGQIVLSESTYEAVKDRILAESLGEIKVKGKEQGIHIYELEGLK, encoded by the coding sequence TTGAAGATCAAGCTTAAGCATGTCATGGCTGCTCTGACGGCGCTTGCTTTGCTGTGTCTATATCGGGGGACCTTTTCGCAGGCTGAATTTTATTTCCAAGATCGCGTGATGCAGCGGGAAAGCCCGGTCGATACACAAATCGTCATTGTCGCTGTCGATGATCAAAGCTTGGAGGATTTCGGCAGCTGGCCGTGGAGCCGCAGCGTCCATGCGCAGCTGGTGGATACGCTGAGCGAGGGCAAGCCGGAGGTAATTGCCTTTGATGTCACCTTTGCGACGAGCTCGGATGAGGAGGCGGACAGCGAGTTTGTCGATGCGGTTGCGAGAGCAGGCAATGTCGTGCTGCCTGCCTACGGAACCTTCGCCGCGTCGGCGCGTTTAGGCGCGATTGAAGCGGAGGAGCTTTCCGAGCCGTTCGAGGGCCTTAAGGAAGCGGCCGCAGCGACTGGCCACATCAACACGATTACCGATTCAGATCGGGTCGTGCGCAAGGCGCTCTATTCTTTTAATAAAGAGGGCATACAGATCAATAGCTTTGCATGGGAAATTTACAAGCTGTACATGCAGCGTTTAGGCAAGCAGGCGGAAGCGTCCAAGCCGCCGCTCGATGGCTTTCAGCGTTTCCCAATTGCCTATACGAGCGGTCCCAATCAGTATGAGGCGATCTCTTATTCGGCCGTGCTGAGCGGTGACGTTCCGGCGGACTATTTTGCCAATAAAATTGTCTTGATCGGTCCTTATGCGGTCGGCTTTAACGATGATTATTTGACGCCAATGAACGATAAGCAAGCGATGAACGGCGTAGAGATTCATGCGAATATTGTCCAGCAGCTTATGGAGCAGGATTTTAAGCGGGAGCTGGATTGGAAATGGAATGCGCTCGTGCTGCTCGCGGCTGTCGTGCTGGCCTATTATTTGTTCCGCAAGCTAAATATGCTGCTTTCCTTTCTGTCGGTTGCGGTGCTTATCGCCGTATTTATCGTAGGCGGACGTTATTTATATGGGCAGGGTATTTTGCTGTCGCTTGGATATGTGGTGCCGCTGCTGACAGCCAGCTGTCTAGCGGTCGTCATTTTCAACTATGTAAGCGAGCTGGCGGAGCGGCGACGGGTGACGGATATTTTTGGCCGCTATGTGGCGCCGCAGGTCGTCAGCCAGATTTTGAAAAATGGCGAGGACGGCTTGAAGCTGGGTGGGAGCAGGCGCGTTCTGACGGTGCTGTTCGTCGATATTCGCGGGTTTACGCCGCTGTCGGAGAAGGCTGAGCCGGAAGAGATTGTTGAAATTTTGAATCAGTATTTGGATTTGACCGCCAGCTGCATCTTTGAGCAGGAGGGGACGCTCGACAAGTTTATTGGCGATGCGACGATGGCGATCTTCAATGCCCCGCTGCTGATGGAGGATCATCCGATGAAAGCAGTACGCGCCGCATGGGCGATGAAGCAGGGTTCAGTGGAGCTGGAGAAGAAGCTCATCGAGCGCTTCGGCTTTGGAGTGAAATTCGGCATTGGCATCCATACGGGGCCTGCGGTTTTCGGCAACATCGGCTCCAAAACGCGGATGGACTACACGGCAATTGGCGATACGGTCAATACAGCCGCCCGGCTGGAAAGCCATACAAAGCCGGGACAAATTGTGCTTAGCGAGTCTACATATGAGGCAGTCAAGGATCGAATTTTGGCGGAATCTCTTGGAGAAATAAAGGTCAAGGGCAAGGAGCAGGGCATTCATATTTATGAATTGGAGGGGTTAAAATGA
- a CDS encoding helix-turn-helix domain-containing protein, which produces MDHTYEIIQTDHELPLHIFFHNVRYVPNHWHDSMELLFVLKGKAIIAVQGKPFVLNEEDIILINSNDIHTIQSEQENLLLALQIPDSFLREQGVDTEQTAFECNSCFHAQGDQQKFIEVRTLLSSIMWNYNKAGYGYEIKVRSLLLELIYLLLRKFRSTQETREYSINRRTMARLLHLNEYIQEHYNRPLTLNELAERENFSVSYLSSFFQKSMGVNFRTYITRIRLEHAVKAMLTTQEPIIKIALDSGFPNLKAFHKAFKAVYQMTPTEYRGHRGQPSSEAELSEPSSDNYLAFDRENAYTSLFKYLPTEANAGAIVAAADQGSIYRFVHIRASGSGRTLKHTWRNLCTIGKAKEALFAPVQQHLRMVQQSIGFQYIRFHGIFDDEMMVARLGPDGKPIFSFGYVDQVVDFFRSIGLRPFFELGFMPGDFADQSKFFFHKKSYMSMPKEMWHWTALLEAFMQHLLNRYGSAEVGSWRFEFWNEPDGGLFWPGTFIQFLELYEASFKAIKQVFPQAQIGGPCVQGDTLVYRGRWMERYLAYCTERKCLPDFLTIHMYPFEYRIEENEDNGEVQMSDFSYAGEDYVAEMLGKVKRKLLELGWTGTELHVTEWNATPHHRELTNDTCFKAAYIAKNIVETFDEISSLGYWTVTDLLEELPLPQETFHGGLGMITNNGIKKAAFYAYELLAKLGSKLLDRGDGYCLTMSKEGTYQLLLFHYAHFDQMYLKNDISAIQPHNRYAVFNHNDQLELSIQLEGLEPGTYRIHQHIINREAGSSYDEWLRMGAPAELMQPDIDYLNQCSVPKQHMCTEIAGDVWTLKFFLAPHEVRLLEFRREWNRA; this is translated from the coding sequence ATGGATCATACTTATGAAATCATTCAGACGGATCATGAGCTTCCGCTGCACATCTTTTTTCATAATGTCAGATACGTTCCAAATCATTGGCATGACAGCATGGAGCTGCTGTTTGTGCTTAAGGGAAAGGCGATTATTGCTGTACAAGGCAAGCCATTCGTGCTTAATGAAGAGGATATTATTCTTATCAATAGCAATGATATTCACACGATTCAATCGGAGCAGGAAAATCTGCTGCTGGCGCTGCAAATTCCCGACTCCTTTCTGCGAGAGCAGGGGGTAGACACGGAGCAGACCGCCTTTGAGTGCAATTCCTGCTTTCATGCTCAAGGCGATCAGCAGAAGTTCATTGAAGTTCGCACGCTGCTGTCTAGCATTATGTGGAATTATAATAAAGCCGGATATGGCTATGAAATTAAAGTCCGCTCCCTGCTGCTGGAGCTGATATATTTGCTGCTGCGCAAATTCAGAAGCACGCAGGAAACGCGGGAATATTCTATTAATCGCCGCACGATGGCGAGGCTGCTTCATTTAAATGAATATATTCAGGAGCATTACAATCGTCCGTTGACGCTTAATGAGCTTGCTGAGCGCGAAAATTTTTCAGTCTCTTATTTATCCAGCTTTTTTCAGAAAAGCATGGGCGTGAACTTCCGTACCTATATTACGCGCATTCGGCTGGAGCATGCGGTCAAAGCGATGCTTACGACACAGGAGCCGATCATTAAAATCGCTCTGGACAGCGGTTTTCCCAACTTAAAGGCTTTTCACAAGGCGTTCAAAGCGGTTTACCAGATGACGCCTACGGAATATCGCGGTCACCGCGGACAGCCTTCCTCAGAGGCGGAATTGTCCGAGCCCTCCAGCGATAATTATTTGGCTTTTGACCGGGAAAATGCTTACACCAGCTTGTTTAAATATTTGCCAACGGAGGCGAATGCCGGAGCGATTGTTGCTGCTGCTGATCAAGGCTCCATCTACCGGTTCGTACATATCCGCGCCTCTGGAAGCGGGCGGACGCTCAAGCACACTTGGCGAAACCTATGTACAATCGGCAAGGCAAAGGAGGCGCTGTTTGCTCCCGTTCAGCAGCATTTGCGGATGGTGCAGCAGTCCATTGGCTTTCAATACATACGCTTTCATGGCATCTTCGATGATGAAATGATGGTGGCGCGGCTGGGGCCAGACGGCAAGCCCATATTCAGCTTTGGCTATGTAGATCAGGTGGTTGATTTTTTTAGAAGCATTGGGCTTCGTCCCTTCTTCGAGCTTGGCTTTATGCCGGGCGATTTTGCAGACCAGTCAAAGTTTTTCTTCCATAAAAAAAGCTATATGAGCATGCCCAAGGAGATGTGGCATTGGACCGCGCTACTGGAAGCCTTCATGCAGCATCTCTTAAATCGTTATGGCAGCGCAGAGGTGGGCAGTTGGCGCTTTGAGTTTTGGAATGAGCCTGATGGCGGATTGTTCTGGCCGGGAACCTTTATCCAATTTCTTGAGCTGTATGAAGCGAGCTTTAAGGCGATTAAGCAGGTGTTTCCGCAGGCGCAAATCGGTGGTCCCTGCGTGCAGGGAGATACGCTCGTATACCGTGGCCGCTGGATGGAACGGTATTTGGCCTATTGTACCGAGAGGAAATGCTTGCCGGATTTTCTGACGATCCATATGTATCCGTTCGAATACAGGATTGAAGAAAACGAGGATAATGGTGAAGTCCAGATGAGCGATTTCAGCTACGCAGGCGAGGATTATGTTGCCGAGATGCTCGGCAAGGTGAAGCGCAAGCTGTTGGAGCTAGGCTGGACGGGCACTGAGCTGCATGTGACGGAATGGAATGCAACGCCCCATCATCGTGAGCTAACGAATGATACCTGCTTCAAAGCAGCATACATTGCCAAAAACATCGTGGAAACGTTCGACGAGATAAGCAGTCTAGGCTATTGGACAGTAACGGATTTATTGGAGGAGCTGCCGCTGCCGCAGGAGACATTCCATGGCGGACTAGGAATGATTACAAATAATGGAATAAAGAAAGCGGCCTTCTATGCCTATGAGCTTCTCGCCAAGCTGGGCAGCAAGCTGCTGGATCGCGGCGATGGCTATTGCCTGACGATGTCGAAGGAGGGGACGTACCAGCTGCTGCTGTTTCATTACGCTCATTTTGACCAGATGTATCTTAAAAATGATATTTCAGCCATTCAGCCTCATAATCGTTATGCGGTGTTTAATCATAACGACCAATTGGAGCTGAGCATACAGCTCGAGGGGTTGGAGCCGGGGACTTACCGAATTCACCAACATATCATTAACCGGGAAGCGGGCAGCTCTTATGATGAATGGCTGCGAATGGGAGCGCCTGCCGAGCTGATGCAACCCGACATTGATTATTTGAACCAGTGCAGCGTACCGAAGCAGCATATGTGTACCGAGATAGCTGGAGATGTATGGACGCTGAAGTTTTTTCTTGCGCCTCATGAGGTGAGGCTGCTGGAGTTCAGGCGAGAATGGAATCGAGCATAA
- a CDS encoding stalk domain-containing protein, with translation MNKKGMLLAISALLVASLLPQGGIAAAAGAATGATARAEAAMEASVVEATASAVIYELQGLKQPWGLTAAAGGGELLVVSSGSHNIGRWSGAAGAITAAAGSGAAGYMDGDAAAASFRSPSFAATDTKGNVYISDTDNHAIRKLAGGRLTTLAGNGEAGYMDGEQSKARFNSPTGIAVDTEGSVYVADTLNHVIRRVTPEGIVSTFAGQVPSGETGDYVDGTAAQARFNEPTGLAFDEAGRLFVADSGNHVIRVIDKGKVTTLAGQKTAVDPLTGYRMGGYQNGAAADARFNRPRGLAYADGVLFVADSLNHRIRAVTESGRVVTLAGSHAAGDRIGTAGQSQFNQPSGLFYRSGKLYISDPPNGNVKALAVDPARLQPVRNAEDLLSGIDLLPAGTAVQLWLDGKQLTSGPSPYTSENKVYIPVRSVFSAWGAELNWHAESKTAKLHKGDWSLSLKPDSSGKVVITRGVLYIEASHLEALTSFLAVYDDEYRAAVLDSGQ, from the coding sequence ATGAACAAAAAAGGAATGCTGCTAGCAATCAGTGCGCTGTTGGTCGCATCGCTGCTGCCGCAAGGAGGCATAGCCGCGGCTGCTGGGGCAGCCACGGGAGCAACAGCCAGAGCAGAAGCAGCTATGGAAGCGTCAGTCGTGGAGGCGACGGCTTCCGCAGTAATCTATGAGCTGCAAGGCCTTAAGCAGCCATGGGGCTTGACGGCAGCAGCGGGCGGCGGCGAGCTGCTTGTCGTGAGCTCGGGCAGCCATAACATCGGTCGCTGGAGCGGTGCTGCGGGTGCAATCACTGCTGCCGCTGGCAGCGGAGCAGCGGGATATATGGATGGGGATGCAGCAGCGGCCTCATTCCGCTCGCCTTCTTTTGCTGCGACGGATACGAAGGGCAATGTGTATATTAGCGATACAGACAACCATGCTATTCGCAAATTAGCGGGTGGCAGGCTGACGACACTGGCGGGAAATGGAGAAGCTGGCTACATGGATGGCGAGCAGAGCAAGGCGCGTTTTAACTCGCCAACGGGTATTGCGGTTGATACGGAGGGCAGCGTTTATGTGGCCGATACGCTTAATCATGTTATTCGCCGGGTTACGCCGGAAGGTATCGTATCGACATTTGCTGGACAGGTGCCTTCAGGAGAAACAGGTGATTATGTAGATGGGACGGCAGCGCAGGCGCGGTTTAATGAGCCCACAGGGCTTGCTTTTGACGAAGCGGGGCGCCTTTTTGTCGCAGATAGTGGGAATCATGTAATTAGGGTAATAGATAAAGGAAAGGTTACGACGCTTGCAGGGCAAAAGACAGCTGTCGATCCTTTGACCGGCTACCGGATGGGAGGCTATCAAAACGGAGCTGCTGCTGATGCGCGCTTCAATCGCCCGCGAGGGCTTGCTTATGCAGATGGTGTCCTGTTTGTGGCGGATAGCCTCAATCACCGAATTCGCGCTGTGACAGAGAGCGGCCGGGTGGTGACACTGGCTGGAAGCCATGCGGCTGGCGACCGAATCGGCACAGCTGGTCAGTCTCAGTTCAACCAGCCCTCGGGTCTGTTTTACCGCTCGGGAAAGCTGTATATTTCCGATCCACCGAATGGCAATGTGAAGGCGCTAGCGGTTGATCCGGCTAGGCTGCAGCCTGTGCGTAATGCGGAGGATCTATTGTCTGGCATTGATTTGTTGCCTGCGGGAACAGCCGTACAGCTGTGGCTGGACGGCAAGCAGCTGACGAGCGGTCCTTCACCTTACACGAGCGAGAACAAGGTGTATATCCCGGTTCGAAGCGTATTTTCAGCATGGGGAGCTGAGCTGAATTGGCATGCCGAATCGAAAACCGCCAAGCTGCATAAAGGCGATTGGTCACTGAGCCTTAAGCCGGATTCCAGTGGCAAGGTTGTCATAACGAGAGGCGTGCTTTATATCGAGGCAAGCCACTTGGAGGCCTTGACTTCATTCCTTGCCGTCTATGACGACGAATATCGCGCCGCTGTCCTGGACAGCGGGCAATAA
- a CDS encoding FecR domain-containing protein translates to MRGFKFKWLLVWIVVCYAALPAAAWAKDTDKVGKLTSVSGKAEVKKGGGTKSFNAFKGMAITQGDTIKTGSNGKVSMDLDSDKEVTIGASTTLLISELVKSASALGGKTKLTLQNGSVIIQVKKKLTGDSRFEIETPTATMGVMGTTFAVSYEQDNTYVGVLEGIVSVTGEDGERIAALMANEQIELNQAGEGAKEPLMLVDLPLAALEKMLEELEQQADTVANAALKQQISELVKQKQAELEQAAQAAGQPFSKPTIVYDQRASSVPASGGGNSGSGSGGGTATPTPTPVPTETPAPTPTPTPVSTETPTPTPTPVVYEGAPKADTSAFYSNLNHYFINSTTIVIPFTTLLAYNEQEDDPNRTLLDGVIFAINDPEFFWEAESATIDGKNLVIQLANEIPINSRLYISVRGNYLKNAQTGEVQADFTELGRDGNVIDFKPALSQTNLRYVQNLSESTELDDIFIYHLGYSNATMTMTLTNAAGPVAFDSEVAYHTQVSGENHFTFSFNHQWLETLDAAVPYTLSVKLDLEGEEIADLTMSIVVEN, encoded by the coding sequence ATGAGAGGCTTCAAATTCAAATGGCTGCTTGTATGGATAGTTGTGTGTTATGCAGCACTGCCTGCAGCAGCATGGGCGAAGGATACCGATAAAGTCGGCAAGCTGACGTCTGTTTCGGGCAAAGCCGAGGTGAAGAAGGGCGGCGGCACAAAAAGCTTCAATGCGTTCAAGGGCATGGCCATTACGCAGGGAGATACGATTAAGACGGGAAGCAATGGGAAGGTCAGCATGGATCTCGACAGCGACAAGGAAGTGACGATTGGAGCAAGCACGACACTGCTTATCAGCGAGCTGGTCAAAAGCGCCAGTGCGCTTGGCGGCAAGACAAAGCTGACGCTCCAGAATGGGTCAGTCATTATTCAAGTGAAGAAAAAGCTCACTGGCGATTCCCGCTTTGAAATTGAGACGCCAACAGCGACAATGGGCGTTATGGGCACTACATTCGCTGTTTCGTATGAGCAGGACAACACCTATGTCGGCGTGCTTGAAGGTATCGTAAGCGTTACCGGAGAAGATGGCGAGCGAATCGCAGCGCTAATGGCGAATGAGCAGATTGAGCTCAATCAAGCAGGCGAGGGCGCGAAAGAGCCGCTTATGCTCGTCGATCTTCCGCTGGCTGCGCTGGAGAAGATGCTGGAGGAGCTGGAGCAGCAGGCGGATACGGTAGCGAACGCAGCGCTCAAGCAACAAATAAGCGAGCTCGTGAAGCAAAAGCAAGCGGAGCTGGAGCAGGCGGCACAAGCAGCAGGGCAGCCTTTCAGCAAGCCGACTATTGTATATGATCAGCGCGCTTCTAGTGTGCCAGCGAGCGGTGGAGGAAACAGCGGTTCTGGTTCGGGCGGAGGCACAGCAACGCCGACGCCAACACCAGTGCCGACGGAAACACCGGCTCCGACGCCAACGCCAACACCAGTGTCGACGGAGACACCGACGCCAACACCGACGCCAGTCGTGTATGAAGGAGCGCCTAAGGCAGATACGTCTGCTTTTTACAGCAATCTAAATCATTATTTTATAAATAGCACAACGATCGTTATTCCTTTTACGACGCTGCTTGCTTACAATGAGCAGGAGGATGATCCAAATCGGACGCTTTTGGACGGCGTAATATTTGCCATTAATGATCCCGAGTTTTTCTGGGAAGCCGAGAGTGCAACGATAGATGGCAAAAATTTGGTTATCCAATTAGCTAATGAGATTCCTATCAATTCCAGACTGTATATATCTGTACGTGGAAATTATTTGAAAAACGCTCAAACAGGTGAGGTGCAGGCGGACTTTACCGAGCTTGGCCGGGATGGCAATGTTATAGATTTTAAGCCAGCGCTTAGCCAAACGAATCTTCGCTATGTACAGAATCTGAGCGAATCGACTGAATTGGATGATATATTCATCTATCATCTCGGCTATAGCAATGCCACTATGACAATGACTTTGACAAATGCAGCAGGCCCGGTAGCTTTTGATTCCGAGGTAGCCTATCACACTCAAGTGAGCGGGGAAAATCATTTCACCTTCTCCTTTAATCATCAATGGCTCGAAACTTTGGATGCAGCAGTGCCTTATACGTTGTCGGTTAAGCTGGATTTGGAGGGCGAAGAGATTGCAGATTTGACCATGAGCATTGTGGTGGAGAATTAA